A single genomic interval of Aureibacillus halotolerans harbors:
- a CDS encoding class I SAM-dependent methyltransferase, which produces MDYMTLLKKLHVRYAHPGGKELSEWIAVEAGATTETKLLDVGCGVGYSGALWKALGANVWGIDRDKDMVAMARQVHKGMDVQVAGEDVLPFETDFFSHVLAESVLAFVPQLDDLLQELHRVLKPGGALWCIELTLQDSLHTLSAEERSELLAWYRFRRIWTNDEWTSAFAKAGFSAELQVTGTILDSFQWVNTDEEAPDVTHLTTSERTLYEEHQRLTMQYCTKIGYSVFCCKSNA; this is translated from the coding sequence ATGGATTATATGACATTGCTAAAAAAGCTCCACGTTCGTTACGCACATCCAGGGGGGAAAGAGTTATCCGAATGGATTGCTGTTGAGGCGGGTGCAACGACGGAAACAAAACTCCTCGATGTAGGGTGTGGGGTTGGCTATTCAGGCGCCTTATGGAAAGCGCTTGGCGCGAACGTATGGGGCATTGATCGGGATAAGGACATGGTCGCGATGGCTCGTCAAGTCCACAAAGGCATGGACGTGCAAGTCGCAGGCGAAGATGTTCTTCCATTTGAAACAGATTTTTTTAGTCATGTGCTGGCGGAGTCTGTGCTTGCATTTGTACCGCAGCTTGACGACCTTCTGCAAGAACTTCATCGTGTTCTTAAACCGGGCGGGGCATTATGGTGCATTGAACTAACGCTCCAAGATTCGCTTCATACCCTTTCTGCCGAGGAGCGGAGTGAGCTTTTAGCGTGGTATCGTTTTCGTCGCATTTGGACGAACGACGAATGGACATCTGCGTTTGCAAAAGCGGGGTTTTCAGCAGAGTTGCAAGTAACTGGTACGATACTCGATAGTTTTCAGTGGGTGAATACAGACGAGGAGGCACCGGACGTCACACATTTAACAACAAGTGAACGTACCTTATATGAGGAGCATCAGCGACTGACGATGCAGTACTGCACGAAAATTGGGTATTCGGTTTTTTGCTGCAAATCCAACGCGTAG
- a CDS encoding LSM domain-containing protein, with protein MSFNHYQTCCQHQGRPVHIRCKNGREYRGIIQNVDRQQVFIQPIGGAGGFGYGFFGYGGYGYGAGLGIGIALGSIATIALLPFFW; from the coding sequence ATGTCATTTAATCATTATCAAACATGCTGTCAGCATCAAGGAAGACCCGTGCACATCCGTTGTAAAAACGGTCGAGAATATCGCGGCATTATTCAAAACGTCGATCGTCAACAGGTGTTTATCCAACCTATTGGCGGCGCAGGTGGCTTTGGGTATGGATTTTTTGGGTATGGCGGATACGGATATGGCGCGGGGCTCGGTATCGGAATCGCTCTTGGCTCTATCGCAACCATAGCGCTACTCCCATTTTTCTGGTAG
- a CDS encoding Ku protein: MHTVWKGAISFGLVNIPIKLYKATETSGVPLRQLHKTCHTPIQYKKFCPQCEVDVDKDDIEKGYEFEKDSFVPVDETMLQKEKGNDTSKTADIQQFVSLKDIDPIYFDASYFIGPDASGQKPYALLFEALKATSKAGIAIITIRQKEHLALIRSYDAGLLMETMHFPEAIRSVDSVPNMPKKVDIQPKEQKTAEALIDQLSTTWNPEEYSNTAEEALLDRIAKQASAIKAPSKASTKGSSMDDLMKTLQASIDQSKPAKQKQKKQRTSEKVTKDKGSKKAK, encoded by the coding sequence ATGCATACAGTTTGGAAAGGAGCCATCAGTTTTGGCTTAGTCAATATTCCTATAAAGCTCTATAAAGCGACGGAAACAAGTGGTGTGCCTTTACGTCAGCTCCACAAAACATGCCATACCCCAATTCAATATAAGAAATTTTGCCCACAGTGTGAGGTTGATGTCGACAAAGACGACATTGAAAAAGGGTATGAATTTGAAAAGGATAGCTTTGTCCCTGTAGACGAAACCATGCTGCAAAAAGAAAAAGGCAACGACACAAGCAAAACGGCAGACATCCAGCAATTTGTTTCGCTTAAGGACATAGACCCTATTTATTTTGACGCCTCGTATTTTATTGGCCCTGACGCTTCAGGACAAAAGCCATACGCCTTGCTATTTGAGGCCTTAAAAGCGACGAGCAAAGCTGGCATTGCCATCATAACGATTCGTCAAAAGGAGCATCTTGCATTGATTCGATCCTATGACGCTGGACTTTTGATGGAAACAATGCATTTTCCAGAAGCCATCCGCTCCGTGGACAGCGTGCCAAACATGCCAAAAAAAGTTGACATTCAACCAAAAGAACAGAAAACCGCCGAAGCACTGATCGATCAGCTAAGCACAACTTGGAACCCTGAAGAATATAGCAATACTGCTGAAGAAGCACTTTTGGACCGAATTGCCAAACAGGCCTCTGCCATAAAAGCGCCATCTAAAGCATCAACAAAAGGGTCTTCAATGGACGACCTTATGAAAACGCTCCAAGCAAGCATTGATCAGTCGAAACCAGCAAAACAAAAGCAAAAGAAACAACGTACGAGTGAAAAAGTGACGAAAGATAAAGGAAGCAAAAAAGCCAAATGA
- the ligD gene encoding DNA ligase D, giving the protein MNQEWHIPPMEPTLTSHLPLGSQWWYEPKFDGFRMQLVILKESIHLMSKTGVFYTHAFPDIINAAKQLQAQQKELLPLVFDGELCVLLTSLRCDFSALATRARMTNTNRIHSAASKTPATLCLFDVLVIEGAFVGSLPYDERKELLTDIKMLHQDRIVRILSVSSSAQLLSDVRSQHGEGIVAKKSNSLYTHGRTTDWVKYKTYQTVMLVLSSPSSTGYFSGRVLNEDGQWSNVCTLRHGMTAEEAAALTSVLKANKEADGVCAEVHTIGMADGMLREPRFVRFLPEESPQHCTMNALQKALTPKTNTDVSKPAKLLWPTVSISKSCYMSYMETVAEAILPHLQKRILTVVRWPDGVGKTSFYQRNKPAYAPTVVGTPTSDADGMLCNTKKALLWFANHAALEFHVPFHQDGDTCPRELVFDLDPPDVSSPSQKQTVSAALWLKEILDSFSLMSFVKSSGNKGLQVYVPLQEERHSYATVHKFMKLCADVLAERHEDKVTVERFIQQRKGRLYVDYVQHHPKKTIIAPYSCRGNQEGYVAAPLEWDELSLTDSYLRTQHRVMQAVNSGFLPFATMNDVRQKNSTLLMKITETLEQH; this is encoded by the coding sequence ATGAACCAGGAGTGGCATATCCCACCAATGGAGCCTACGCTGACAAGCCACCTCCCCCTAGGATCTCAGTGGTGGTACGAGCCGAAATTCGATGGGTTTCGAATGCAGCTCGTCATCTTAAAAGAATCGATTCACCTTATGAGTAAGACTGGGGTGTTTTACACCCATGCCTTCCCTGACATCATCAACGCGGCCAAACAGTTGCAAGCGCAGCAAAAAGAGCTTTTACCCCTCGTGTTTGATGGTGAGCTATGCGTCCTCCTCACATCCCTCCGTTGTGATTTTAGCGCCCTTGCGACGCGTGCACGAATGACGAATACAAATCGAATCCACTCCGCTGCTAGCAAAACACCTGCCACATTATGCTTGTTTGACGTCCTGGTCATTGAAGGGGCTTTTGTAGGTTCGCTTCCGTATGATGAACGAAAGGAACTTCTTACTGATATTAAAATGCTTCATCAAGATCGGATTGTACGGATTTTATCCGTTTCTTCGTCTGCACAGTTGCTTTCAGACGTTAGGTCTCAGCACGGAGAGGGCATCGTTGCCAAAAAAAGCAACAGTTTATATACCCATGGGCGTACGACGGATTGGGTGAAATATAAAACATATCAAACGGTGATGCTTGTGCTATCGTCTCCATCGTCAACGGGCTATTTTTCAGGTCGTGTGCTAAATGAAGATGGCCAGTGGTCAAACGTTTGTACGCTTCGTCATGGTATGACAGCTGAAGAGGCAGCGGCATTGACTTCCGTCCTGAAAGCAAACAAAGAGGCGGATGGTGTTTGCGCTGAAGTTCATACGATCGGAATGGCGGATGGCATGCTTAGGGAGCCACGGTTTGTTCGTTTTCTCCCGGAGGAATCGCCTCAACATTGTACGATGAACGCCTTGCAAAAAGCCCTCACACCCAAAACAAACACTGACGTATCTAAGCCTGCTAAACTGCTATGGCCGACAGTCTCGATTTCAAAATCTTGCTATATGTCGTATATGGAAACAGTGGCAGAAGCGATCTTGCCTCATTTGCAGAAGCGTATTCTCACCGTAGTGAGATGGCCAGACGGGGTTGGCAAGACGTCCTTTTATCAAAGGAACAAGCCAGCGTATGCACCTACTGTCGTTGGCACCCCCACTTCCGATGCAGACGGCATGCTCTGCAACACAAAAAAAGCACTGCTCTGGTTTGCCAACCATGCAGCGCTAGAATTTCATGTGCCCTTTCACCAGGATGGCGACACCTGTCCTCGAGAACTTGTCTTTGACCTTGACCCACCAGATGTTTCCTCACCATCTCAAAAACAAACGGTCTCTGCTGCCCTTTGGTTAAAAGAAATTCTTGATTCCTTTTCCCTAATGTCCTTTGTGAAATCGTCCGGAAATAAAGGCTTACAGGTGTACGTCCCTCTTCAGGAAGAACGTCATTCATATGCAACGGTGCATAAGTTTATGAAGCTGTGCGCTGATGTGTTGGCCGAGCGGCATGAAGATAAGGTAACCGTCGAGCGCTTCATCCAACAGCGTAAAGGTCGACTTTACGTTGATTATGTCCAGCATCATCCGAAAAAAACGATCATTGCTCCCTATTCCTGTCGCGGGAATCAAGAAGGGTATGTGGCGGCTCCACTGGAATGGGACGAGCTATCGTTAACCGATTCATACTTACGCACACAACACAGGGTCATGCAGGCTGTGAATTCTGGCTTTCTTCCCTTCGCCACGATGAACGACGTTCGTCAAAAAAATAGTACACTGCTCATGAAAATCACAGAGACGTTAGAGCAACACTAG
- a CDS encoding nicotinate phosphoribosyltransferase, translated as MNYGNLTLHTDKYQINQMYAHWKNGTHNRKRVFNAFFRKNPFHNGYAVFAGLERIIEYIEQLRFEEEDIAYLQQQPESYDAAFLDALRSFRFTGTIYSVEEGQIVFPNEPIIRVECRVFEGHMIETALLNFMNYQTLIATKASRIRQIVGENDILLEFGTRRAQEADAAIWGARAAYIAGFHATSNMRAGKLFSIPTAGTHAHAWVQDHESEIEAFKSYMNVFPDNATLLVDTYNTLKSGVPNAIKVAKIMAEKGHRLKAIRLDSGDLATLSKEARRMLDEAGFEDVQISASNDLDEEVILHLKLQDAKITMWGIGTKLITAAESPALGGVYKMVAKETETGYEPVIKISENPEKIPTPGFTTLYRIINNRTGKTEGDYVAMVDENVQQEKLKMFDPSNPYKFKIVKDYTAKELLKPVFIDGSLVYKKKTVEEIRQFHFEQLQSIWEPTLRLLNPQTYFVDLSQKVYDTKMALIDQHAREAEEDN; from the coding sequence GTGAACTATGGAAATTTAACGTTACATACAGACAAGTATCAAATTAATCAAATGTACGCCCATTGGAAAAATGGGACTCACAACCGGAAGCGGGTGTTCAATGCGTTCTTTCGCAAAAATCCGTTTCATAATGGATACGCTGTTTTCGCAGGTCTTGAGCGTATTATTGAGTACATCGAGCAGCTTCGTTTTGAAGAAGAGGATATTGCGTATTTGCAGCAACAGCCAGAATCATATGATGCCGCATTTCTTGACGCGTTAAGGAGCTTTCGTTTTACAGGCACGATTTATAGCGTTGAGGAAGGCCAAATCGTGTTTCCGAATGAACCAATCATTCGCGTAGAATGCCGTGTCTTTGAAGGGCACATGATTGAAACAGCACTTTTAAACTTTATGAACTACCAAACCTTAATTGCTACGAAAGCATCTCGTATCCGGCAAATTGTTGGCGAAAACGACATCTTGCTTGAATTCGGCACTCGACGTGCTCAGGAAGCCGATGCCGCCATTTGGGGTGCAAGAGCGGCGTATATTGCGGGGTTTCATGCCACTTCCAATATGCGTGCGGGCAAGCTATTTTCGATTCCGACAGCAGGCACACACGCCCATGCATGGGTCCAGGATCATGAGTCGGAGATAGAAGCGTTCAAATCCTATATGAATGTTTTTCCTGACAATGCTACGCTATTGGTTGATACTTACAATACATTGAAGTCTGGTGTTCCAAATGCCATTAAAGTGGCAAAAATAATGGCTGAAAAAGGCCATCGCTTAAAAGCCATTCGTCTAGACAGTGGTGACCTTGCGACGTTGTCTAAGGAAGCGCGTCGAATGTTAGATGAAGCAGGGTTTGAGGATGTCCAAATTTCAGCGTCGAATGATTTAGACGAAGAGGTCATTCTGCACTTAAAGCTCCAAGACGCCAAAATTACGATGTGGGGCATTGGAACAAAACTGATTACAGCTGCGGAATCACCGGCTTTAGGTGGCGTTTATAAAATGGTTGCCAAAGAAACAGAAACCGGGTATGAGCCTGTTATTAAAATTTCAGAGAATCCGGAAAAAATCCCAACCCCAGGGTTCACTACTTTATATCGGATTATTAATAATCGTACAGGAAAAACAGAGGGCGATTATGTGGCCATGGTCGATGAAAATGTCCAGCAAGAAAAACTGAAAATGTTCGATCCAAGCAATCCGTACAAGTTTAAAATTGTCAAAGACTATACAGCGAAGGAATTGCTAAAGCCAGTGTTTATCGACGGCTCGCTCGTATACAAGAAAAAAACGGTCGAGGAAATCAGGCAGTTTCATTTTGAACAGCTGCAAAGCATTTGGGAGCCTACGTTACGTTTACTGAACCCCCAAACGTATTTCGTTGATTTAAGCCAAAAAGTGTATGACACAAAAATGGCTTTGATTGACCAACATGCCCGTGAGGCAGAAGAAGACAATTGA
- a CDS encoding YppE family protein: protein MDQNYSELLKLTQRLLHYTAEIKTQYIDVAPFTSEVDFYGDVKPFVDEVTQDIEAWKPLALEWVANEKPMYIHPIQIEKTVENLLMVAVQCFYTKTRKTRFLNTVEAVVYVMANVENHLLKLY, encoded by the coding sequence GTGGATCAAAATTACAGCGAATTACTTAAGCTCACTCAGCGTTTGCTTCACTATACGGCTGAGATAAAAACACAATATATCGATGTAGCACCTTTCACCTCGGAAGTTGATTTCTATGGGGACGTCAAACCTTTTGTTGATGAAGTGACTCAGGATATAGAAGCATGGAAACCACTTGCCCTTGAATGGGTTGCTAATGAGAAACCGATGTACATTCATCCGATTCAAATTGAAAAGACAGTTGAAAATTTGCTGATGGTGGCGGTGCAATGCTTTTACACAAAAACAAGAAAGACAAGGTTTTTGAACACAGTAGAAGCCGTCGTCTATGTGATGGCTAATGTAGAGAATCATCTCCTCAAATTATACTGA
- a CDS encoding MerR family transcriptional regulator, translating into MYPPLKTKEASDEIGVRPTTIRYWVKKYNVACERNDRGHLVFHKEALEKLSQIKESTNLSGDAKEVVSKEEFDQRMKAICTKMDAIEQTLMKKADEVVAFQLLQHRREMDELLERVERIEGKLEAMKNAKEHAILIKPTEQKKTGFFHRLGF; encoded by the coding sequence ATGTACCCGCCATTAAAAACAAAAGAAGCGTCAGATGAAATTGGTGTGCGTCCTACGACCATTCGCTACTGGGTAAAAAAATACAATGTTGCTTGCGAACGAAACGATAGAGGCCATTTAGTCTTTCATAAGGAGGCGTTAGAAAAGTTGAGCCAAATTAAAGAAAGTACAAATCTCTCAGGGGATGCCAAAGAGGTCGTGTCGAAGGAAGAATTTGATCAGCGGATGAAAGCGATCTGTACGAAAATGGATGCCATTGAGCAAACGTTAATGAAAAAAGCAGATGAGGTCGTCGCCTTCCAATTGCTTCAGCACCGTAGAGAAATGGATGAGCTGCTTGAACGGGTGGAGAGGATTGAAGGGAAACTAGAAGCCATGAAAAATGCGAAAGAACATGCCATCTTGATTAAACCAACCGAACAGAAAAAAACAGGCTTCTTCCATAGACTAGGGTTTTGA
- a CDS encoding DUF2515 family protein: protein MKERKLVATIHELTAAYNKDNLSRTNAYRKLYARCPELHWALLASVVSRNAGYQMTDLWHPYMRHGLAEKTRFRLFLSYERANWLIFRDAFPQLLLYEASCKQQQSLFHLLHHFHVSTYMHSQWHAFWTNKDAIKLTDALITNEQHLIYRPVFLHHQLQHVFHSALFHLQQAMHTSVILMPSIKGELYGASVYGFQHLKKRILFGKMLYRMLFHTPYSQDLQPFAIYQPHSGQRKDYHTLVHLANDFSGPPLRCCTPIVKQPPAKQTDWYQTTNFITPKTVPTTPEVPITHWYDKKRAQLQWILKRKAEASKL, encoded by the coding sequence ATGAAGGAAAGGAAGCTTGTTGCTACGATTCATGAGCTCACAGCAGCATATAACAAAGACAACCTCTCTCGAACGAATGCGTACAGGAAGCTGTATGCTCGTTGCCCAGAATTGCATTGGGCGTTGCTTGCCTCAGTTGTTTCAAGAAATGCTGGCTATCAGATGACCGATCTTTGGCACCCTTATATGAGGCATGGCTTGGCTGAAAAAACACGCTTTCGACTATTTTTAAGCTATGAACGAGCAAATTGGCTTATTTTTCGAGATGCCTTCCCGCAGCTGTTGCTCTACGAAGCTTCCTGCAAACAGCAGCAATCTTTATTCCATTTACTCCACCATTTTCATGTGTCTACTTACATGCACTCCCAGTGGCACGCCTTTTGGACAAACAAAGATGCTATAAAACTTACAGACGCGCTTATTACAAATGAGCAGCATCTTATTTATCGACCAGTGTTTTTACATCATCAACTCCAGCATGTCTTTCATTCAGCTCTTTTTCACCTTCAGCAGGCGATGCATACAAGTGTTATTCTCATGCCATCCATAAAGGGGGAGCTGTATGGCGCATCCGTATACGGGTTTCAGCATCTAAAAAAACGGATTTTATTTGGCAAGATGCTCTATCGAATGTTGTTTCACACACCGTATAGCCAGGATTTGCAGCCTTTTGCAATATACCAACCACATAGCGGGCAACGCAAAGACTACCACACTCTCGTTCACCTCGCCAACGATTTTTCCGGCCCACCATTGCGATGTTGCACCCCAATCGTGAAACAACCACCAGCCAAACAAACCGATTGGTACCAAACCACCAATTTCATAACCCCAAAAACTGTACCAACCACCCCAGAAGTACCAATCACACACTGGTACGATAAAAAACGAGCCCAACTCCAATGGATTTTAAAACGAAAAGCGGAGGCGAGTAAGCTATGA
- the recU gene encoding Holliday junction resolvase RecU, giving the protein MLRYPNGKPYTPASTTETAGNKSPEYARRGMTLEEDLNQSNKYYLNHGVAVIHKKPTPIQIVDVHYPKRSAAKITEAYFKQPSTTDYNGVYRGHYIDFEAKETRNAASFPMKNLHAHQLLHMEEIQRHGGLAFVLIRFTASQQTFLLDATHVLHFQANLDTYKRKSMPLPYIEEHGQIIAMGFAPRIDYLKAVDHYYFSHL; this is encoded by the coding sequence TTGTTGCGGTATCCAAATGGAAAACCATATACGCCTGCGTCTACTACGGAAACAGCAGGCAACAAATCGCCAGAGTATGCGCGCCGAGGCATGACCCTCGAAGAAGATCTTAATCAATCGAATAAGTATTACTTGAATCATGGTGTGGCTGTTATTCACAAAAAACCGACACCGATTCAAATTGTCGACGTCCATTACCCAAAGCGTAGTGCTGCGAAAATAACAGAGGCCTATTTCAAGCAGCCTTCAACAACGGATTATAATGGCGTTTATCGGGGACACTACATTGACTTTGAAGCAAAAGAAACTCGCAATGCCGCATCCTTCCCGATGAAAAATTTACATGCTCACCAGCTGCTTCATATGGAGGAAATACAACGGCATGGCGGTCTAGCCTTTGTGCTCATTCGTTTTACCGCTTCCCAACAAACCTTCTTGTTGGATGCGACTCATGTGCTTCATTTTCAAGCAAACTTGGATACCTATAAACGCAAATCCATGCCCCTTCCTTATATTGAAGAGCATGGACAAATCATAGCTATGGGCTTTGCGCCACGGATTGATTATCTTAAGGCCGTCGATCACTATTATTTTTCGCACTTATGA
- a CDS encoding penicillin-binding protein 1A, whose translation MSERYKTRAERKQSAQKPSSSSKKPTRPKGNKADKSSLFKRIMMGLAIFVLACISIGGVAVAIIIQGAPEISAEALESPLSSRIYDVNGNEIAELGAQKRTQVDIENVPDIVKNAFVSTEDVRFYSHFGVDPLRIGGAVIANFQEGFGAEGASTITQQVVKNYLLTSEKKLTRKIQEAWLAVKLEQQYSKDQILELYLNKILFAQDIYGVSKATEFYFDKDITSDEITIEEAALLAGLPQSPNYYNPFRNPEAAEKRRNVVINLMAKNGFITDAEAEKAKAIPVTDTIVKKEDNPQPYDAYIDQVIEEFQKKSDMDLYSSGLKVYTYLNPQAQQVVEESLDTNKYVQYPDAQMQAGVAVVSTQNGGIAAIGGGRNQEVKRGYNYATDINRQPGSTIKPILDYGPAIEYLEWSTYHQMVDEQYTYSDGTPINNWDNRYFGQISMRTALAESRNIPALKAIQEVGLDRAKGFAAGLGIDVGENIYESYSIGGFNGVSPLEMAGAYSAFGNGGVYNEPHTIAKIVFPDGTEKTFDPEPQVAMKESTAFMISDMLKTAVQSGTGTAANVANVPVAGKTGTSNYSDETRSKYGLPNRAVPDSWFSGYSTEYTTAIWTGYPKTTSDFYMDYQSQQIAKQLFRAIMTQISGDQVADFQQPDSVVRVGVEKGSTPARLPSDFTPQSEIVYEYFIRGTEPTVTSQQYFEEEEEEEPVSSVEGLFASYNRESNVIELSWNHADSDNAEFSVDVSVDEGSFQSLTTTDQTEIIVENVIPGGIYGFRVTATVDGESSEPSTTTIELPSDGNSNDDNSDEDNENDGSNGPGQGNNEDGEGNNNGPGNNNPDDGSQDGQGNDQDRPGNDGDSDGRGNEPGPGNGNGNGNEGDQEEPSGNEDEGNDSSDNPDQSNDNPDGESTP comes from the coding sequence ATGTCAGAACGATACAAAACGAGAGCTGAGCGAAAACAATCTGCTCAAAAGCCGTCGTCTTCGTCAAAGAAACCAACACGTCCAAAAGGAAATAAAGCAGATAAATCTTCTCTCTTTAAGCGCATTATGATGGGTCTTGCCATCTTTGTGCTGGCATGTATATCCATTGGCGGCGTTGCCGTCGCGATCATTATCCAAGGGGCACCTGAAATTAGTGCTGAAGCCCTTGAATCTCCATTATCATCACGAATATATGATGTCAATGGAAATGAAATCGCAGAGCTAGGTGCCCAAAAACGCACACAGGTTGATATTGAAAATGTCCCTGATATTGTAAAAAACGCGTTTGTTTCAACAGAGGACGTTCGCTTCTATAGTCATTTTGGCGTTGACCCTCTTCGCATAGGTGGCGCGGTCATTGCTAACTTCCAAGAGGGATTTGGTGCTGAAGGAGCAAGTACGATTACACAACAGGTCGTTAAAAACTACTTGCTCACCTCTGAAAAAAAGCTAACTCGGAAAATTCAAGAGGCTTGGCTTGCAGTGAAGCTAGAGCAGCAGTATTCGAAGGATCAAATCCTTGAGCTCTATTTGAATAAGATTTTGTTTGCTCAGGATATTTATGGTGTTTCGAAAGCGACAGAGTTTTACTTTGATAAAGATATTACAAGCGACGAAATTACGATTGAAGAGGCCGCATTGTTGGCCGGGCTCCCGCAAAGCCCGAATTATTACAATCCATTCCGAAACCCGGAAGCAGCTGAAAAACGTCGTAATGTCGTCATCAATTTAATGGCGAAAAATGGTTTTATCACTGACGCTGAAGCAGAGAAAGCCAAAGCCATCCCTGTGACAGATACAATTGTCAAAAAAGAAGACAATCCACAGCCTTATGATGCTTACATTGATCAAGTGATTGAGGAATTTCAAAAGAAAAGTGATATGGACTTGTATTCCTCTGGGCTTAAGGTGTATACGTATTTAAACCCACAAGCTCAGCAAGTGGTTGAAGAATCGCTGGATACAAACAAATACGTACAGTACCCTGACGCCCAAATGCAAGCAGGGGTTGCCGTCGTTAGTACACAAAACGGTGGCATTGCCGCCATTGGTGGCGGACGAAACCAAGAGGTCAAGCGTGGCTACAATTATGCAACGGACATCAATCGTCAGCCTGGGTCCACGATTAAACCAATTTTAGATTATGGACCTGCCATCGAATATCTTGAGTGGTCCACCTATCATCAGATGGTGGATGAGCAATACACATATTCTGATGGTACACCAATTAACAACTGGGACAATCGATATTTCGGACAGATTTCGATGCGTACAGCGCTAGCCGAATCTCGGAATATCCCTGCTCTAAAAGCAATACAAGAGGTTGGACTAGACCGCGCCAAAGGCTTTGCCGCTGGTTTAGGCATCGACGTTGGAGAAAATATTTATGAATCGTATTCCATTGGTGGGTTTAACGGCGTCTCCCCTCTTGAAATGGCTGGGGCATACAGTGCCTTTGGAAATGGTGGGGTGTATAACGAGCCACACACGATTGCAAAAATTGTTTTCCCAGACGGCACTGAAAAAACCTTTGATCCAGAACCACAGGTGGCAATGAAAGAATCTACAGCATTTATGATAAGCGATATGCTGAAAACGGCTGTTCAAAGCGGAACCGGAACCGCAGCGAATGTCGCGAACGTTCCAGTTGCCGGAAAAACCGGAACGTCCAATTACTCAGACGAAACACGATCGAAATACGGTCTACCAAACCGAGCCGTTCCTGACAGCTGGTTTTCAGGTTATAGCACAGAGTACACGACAGCGATTTGGACTGGGTATCCGAAAACAACGAGTGATTTTTATATGGATTATCAGTCCCAGCAAATTGCGAAGCAGTTGTTCCGTGCGATTATGACGCAAATATCAGGTGATCAAGTCGCTGATTTTCAACAACCCGATTCTGTTGTTCGTGTTGGGGTTGAAAAAGGCTCTACCCCTGCCCGACTTCCAAGTGACTTTACTCCACAAAGTGAAATCGTGTATGAGTATTTCATTCGTGGAACTGAGCCGACAGTCACTTCTCAGCAATACTTCGAGGAAGAGGAAGAAGAAGAACCAGTCTCTTCAGTAGAAGGTTTGTTCGCATCGTACAACAGAGAATCGAACGTTATTGAGCTTTCCTGGAATCATGCCGACAGTGATAACGCAGAATTTAGTGTCGATGTATCCGTTGATGAAGGAAGTTTCCAATCCTTGACGACAACAGACCAAACGGAAATCATTGTTGAAAATGTGATCCCTGGTGGAATCTATGGCTTCCGTGTTACGGCGACGGTTGATGGAGAATCAAGCGAGCCATCTACAACGACCATTGAACTTCCATCAGATGGAAATAGTAATGACGACAACTCTGATGAGGACAACGAAAATGACGGGTCAAACGGACCTGGTCAGGGCAATAATGAAGACGGTGAAGGCAACAATAACGGCCCTGGAAACAATAATCCAGATGATGGTTCACAAGATGGACAAGGAAACGACCAAGATCGACCTGGCAATGATGGAGATTCGGATGGTCGAGGGAATGAGCCTGGTCCAGGGAACGGGAACGGAAATGGAAATGAAGGCGATCAAGAAGAACCGTCTGGCAACGAGGATGAAGGCAATGATTCGTCTGACAATCCTGATCAATCCAATGACAACCCAGATGGTGAATCCACTCCGTAA
- a CDS encoding YpoC family protein yields the protein MNIVPLPEPFNVAPFYTTAASTIPLPVKEASIEQWLEAAPFAIDIAASIGVDHVAVYQAPYVEMKKVFTWWEDYQKPIQAAFSRDDKEAAERPMQLATSALISLLYWIERRTVPSLVQWQEHIEERVVCPFNAKERLHFIATRPRHYASFIQLNQLYKELAKSFAAYIAKQKHA from the coding sequence GTGAACATCGTTCCTTTGCCAGAACCATTTAATGTCGCACCGTTTTATACAACAGCAGCATCCACTATTCCATTGCCAGTAAAGGAAGCATCAATCGAGCAATGGCTGGAGGCGGCACCATTTGCGATCGATATCGCAGCGAGTATAGGCGTCGACCATGTGGCAGTTTATCAAGCACCCTATGTAGAGATGAAAAAAGTGTTTACATGGTGGGAGGACTATCAAAAGCCGATACAAGCTGCATTCTCCAGAGACGACAAAGAAGCCGCAGAACGGCCCATGCAGCTTGCGACCTCCGCGTTGATCTCATTACTGTATTGGATTGAACGCAGGACTGTTCCATCGCTCGTCCAATGGCAGGAGCATATTGAGGAACGTGTGGTATGCCCGTTTAACGCGAAGGAACGCTTGCATTTTATTGCGACAAGACCACGACATTATGCGTCCTTTATTCAACTCAATCAGCTCTACAAGGAGCTCGCTAAATCGTTTGCAGCTTATATTGCGAAGCAGAAGCATGCGTGA